One Oncorhynchus kisutch isolate 150728-3 linkage group LG11, Okis_V2, whole genome shotgun sequence genomic region harbors:
- the LOC109899555 gene encoding BMP and activin membrane-bound inhibitor homolog, with protein MDRHSSFICIWLQLELCAMAVLLTKGEIRCYCDAPHCVATGYMCKSELNACFTKVLDPMNTNSPLTHGCLDPIANAADVCSAKNTDALSGGLSTLECCHDDMCNYRGLHDLAHTRESTDHGRYQPESNNHNLVTRVQELASAKEVWFRAAVIAVPIAGGLILVLLIMLALRMLRSENKRLQDQRQQMLSRLHYSFHGHHTKKGHVAKLDLECMVPVTGHENCCLTCDKMRQADLGNDKILSLVHWGMYSGHGKLEFV; from the exons ATGGATCGCCATTCCAGTTTCATTTGCATTTGGCTACAACTGGAACTGTGTGCCATGGCTGTTCTTCTTACTAAAG GAGAAATACGGTGTTACTGTGATGCCCCCCACTGCGTGGCCACAGGCTACATGTGCAAATCGGAACTAAACGCCTGTTTCACCAAGGTGTTGGACCCTATGAACACGAACTCGCCTCTCACACACGGGTGTCTAGATCCCATAGCAAACGCTGCCGACGTGTGCAGCGCTAAGAACACAGATGCCCTGAGCGGGGGCTTGTCCACACTAGAATGTTGTCACGACGACATGTGTAACTACAGAGGACTACACGACCTGGCGCACACCAGAGAATCTACag ACCACGGCAGGTACCAGCCTGAGAGCAACAACCATAACCTGGTCACGCGGGTACAGGAGCTGGCCTCTGCCAAAGAGGTGTGGTTCAGGGCGGCGGTGATTGCGGTGCCTATCGCGGGAGGCCTCATCCTGGTTCTTCTCATCATGCTGGCGTTAAGGATGCTCCGCAGCGAGAACAAGCGGCTGCAGGACCAGAGGCAGCAGATGTTGTCACGGCTCCACTACAGCTTCCATGGCCACCACACTAAGAAGGGCCACGTGGCAAAGCTAGACTTGGAGTGTATGGTGCCTGTGACGGGCCACGAGAACTGCTGCCTCACCTGTGACAAGATGAGACAGGCAGACCTGGGAAATGACAAGATACTGTCACTGGTACACTGGGGGATGTACAGTGGGCACGGGAAGCTGGAGTTCGTATAA